From the genome of Perca flavescens isolate YP-PL-M2 chromosome 12, PFLA_1.0, whole genome shotgun sequence, one region includes:
- the LOC114566041 gene encoding uncharacterized protein LOC114566041, translated as MYKLKVLLPYWNPHYDVAPLKKHKLVEPSKKLQENICSRHDEPHYDVAPLKKHKLVEPSKKLQENICSRHDEIQQRIQDREKDVKLLQQQVEVINDSADKAVEDSEKIFTELIRLLEKRSSDVKQQVRSQQKSEVSRVKELQEKLEQEITELKRKDAELKKLSHTEDHNQFLHNYPSLSPLSQSTSSIDIRPLSCFEDVTAAVSEVRDKLQDVLREKRTNILLYMYKYMCLNG; from the exons ATGTACAAACTCAAAGTGTTGCTCCCTTATTGGAAT CCTCATTATGATGTGGCTCCGTTAAAGAAACACAAGCTGGTGGAGCCCTCCAAGAAGCTCCAGGAGAACATCTGCTCTCGTcatgatgag CCTCATTATGATGTGGCTCCGTTAAAGAAACACAAGCTGGTGGAGCCCTCCAAGAAGCTCCAGGAGAACATCTGCTCTCGTcatgatgag ATCCAGCAGAgaatccaggacagagagaaagatgtgaagctgcttcaaCAGCAGGTGGAGGTTATCAATGACTCTGCTGATAAAGCAGTGGAGGACAGCGAGAAGATCTTCACCGAGCTGATCCGTCTCCTGGAGAAAAGAAGCtctgatgtgaagcagcaggtcagatcccAGCAGAAAAGTGAAGTGAGTCGAGTCAAAGAGcttcaggagaagctggagcaggagatcactgagctgaagaggaaagacgctgagctgaagaagctctcacacacagaggatcaCAACCAGTTTCTACACAACTACCCCTCACTGTCACCACTCAGCCAATCAACATCCAGCATCGATATCCGTCCTCTGAGCTGCTTTGAGGACGTAACAGCAGCCGTGTCGGAAGTCAGAGATAAACTACAGGATGtcctgagagagaagaggacaaaCATCTTACTG TACATGTACAAGTACATGTGTTTGAATGGGTGA
- the LOC114566042 gene encoding tripartite motif-containing protein 16-like, translated as MAQKGVQLDRETFSCSICLDLLKDPVTTPCGHNYCMNCIQSHWDEEDRKNIHSCPQCRQTFTPRPVLLKNTMLADLVEELKKTGLQAAPADHCYAGAGDVACDVCTGRKLKAIKSCLMCLMSYCDQHLQPHYDVPQLKKHKLVEPSKKLQENICSRHDEVMKIFCRTDQQLICYLCLMEEHKGHDTVSAAAERTERQRELEGSQQTIQQRIQDREKDVKLLQQQAEAISLSADKAVEDSEKIFTELIRLLEKRSSDVKQQVRSQQKSEESRVKELQEKLEQEITELKRKDAELKKLSHTEDHNQFLHNYPSLSPLSQSASSIHIHPLSCFEDLTAAVSEVRDKLQDVLREERTNLLLTGRTDFSLSEPEPKTRTDFLQYSREIKLDPNTAYTHLLLSDGNRKATVMRQQQAYSSHPKRFTIWPQVLSREVLTGCCYWEVEKMGNVSVAVAYKNISRAGGSTECGFGRNNKSWALDSSSYFYYNNVRTPVSGPVSSRVGVYLDHSPGILSFYSVSETMTLLHRVQTTFTQPLYAGLRFNGLFGSLNGDTAELCKLK; from the exons ATGGCGCAGAAAGGAGTTCAGCTGGACCGGGAGACCTTCTCTtgttccatctgtctggatctacTGAAGGATCCGGTAACTACTCCCTGTGGACACAACTACTGCATGAACTGTATTCAAAGCCACTGGGATGAAGAGGATCGTAAGAACATCCACAGCTGTCCTCAGTGCAGGCAGACTTTCACACCGAGGCCTGTCCTgctgaaaaacaccatgttagcagatttagtggaggagctgaagaagactggactccaagctgctcctgctgatcactgctatgctggagctggagatgtggcctgtgatgtcTGCACTGGGAGAAAACTGAAAGCCATCAAGTCCTGTTTAATGTGTCTGATGTCTTATTGTGATCAACACCTCCAGCCTCATTATGATGTTCCTCAATTAAAGAAACACAAGCTGGTGGAGCCCTCCAAAAAGCTCCAGGAGAACATCTGCTCTCGTcatgatgaggtgatgaagatTTTCTGCCGTACTGATCAGCAGCTAATCTGTTATCTCTGCTTAATGGAGGAACATAAAGGCCACGACACAGTCTctgctgcagcagaaaggactgagaggcagagagagctcGAGGGGAGTCAACAGACCATCCAGCAGAgaatccaggacagagagaaagatgtgaagctgcttcaaCAGCAGGCGGAGGCCATCAGTCTCTCTGCTGATAAAGCAGTGGAGGACAGCGAGAAGATCTTCACTGAGCTGATCCGTCTCCTGGAGAAAAGAAGCtctgatgtgaagcagcaggtcagatcccAGCAGAAAAGTGAAGAGAGTCGAGTCAAAGAGCTTCAGGAGAAGCTCGAGCAGGAGatcactgagctgaagaggaaagacgctgagctgaagaagctctcacacacagaggatcacaaccagtttctacacaactacccctcactgtcaccactcagccaatcagcatccagCATCCATATCCATCCTCTGAGCTGCTTTGAGGACTTGACAGCGGCCGTGTCCGAAGTCAGAGATAAACTACAGGATGTcctgagagaggagaggacaaaTCTCTTACTGACAGGAAGGACT GATTTTTCACTGTCAGAACCAGAGCCCAAGACCAGAACTGACTTCTTACAATATTCACGAGAAATCAAACTGGATCCAAACACAGCTtacacacatctgttattatctGATGGGAACAGAAAAGCAACAGTAATGAGACAACAACAGGCTTATTCTAGTCACCCAAAAAGATTCACTATATGGCCTCAGGTCCTGAGTAGAGAGGTTCTGACTGGAtgttgttactgggaggtggagaAGATGGGTAACGTTTCTGTAGCAGTTGCATACAAGAATATCAGCAGAGCAGGGGGGTCAACTGAATGTGGATTTGGACGAAATAACAAATCCTGGGCTTTAGACAGTAGCAGTTACTTTTATTACAACAATGTCCGAACTCCCGTCTCAGGTCCTGTGTCCTCCAGAGtaggagtgtacctggatcacagtccaggtattctgtccttctacagtgtctctgaaaccatgactctcctccacagagtccagaccacattcactcagcctctctatGCTGGACTAAGGTTTAATGGCTTGTTTGGATCTTTAAATGGAGACACAGCTGAGTTGTGTAAACTGAAATAG
- the LOC114566043 gene encoding tripartite motif-containing protein 16-like: MAQKGVQLDRETFFCSICLDLLKDPVTTSCGHNYCMNCIKSHWDEEDRKNSYNCPQCRQTFTPRPVLLKNTMLADLVEELKKTGLQAAPADHCYAGAEDVACDFCTGRKLKAIKSCLVCLMSYCDQHLQPHYDVPPLKKHKLVEPSKKLQENICSRHDEVMKIFCRTDQQLICYLCLMDEHKGHNTISAAAERTERQKKLEGSRQNIQQRIQDREKDVKLLQQQAEVINDSADKAVEDSEKIFTELIRLLEKRSSDVKQQVRSQQRSEVSRVKELQEKLEQEITELKRKDAELKKLSHTEDHNQFLHNYPSLSPLSQSTSSIDICPLSYFEDMTEAVSEVRDKLQDVLREEWTNVSLTGTEVDVSLPQGEPNTRADFLKYSHEITLDPNTAYIHLLLSEGNRKATRMRQQQSYSSHPDRFTGCTQVLSRGSLTGCCYWEVERRGVGICVAVAYKNISRAGSWYECVFGLNDKSWALRCEKNSYSFWYNNVQTPVSGPVSSRVGVYLDHSAGILSFYRVSETMTLLHRVQTSFSQPLYAGLRLYYCPGGTAEFCKLKFS; encoded by the coding sequence ATGGCGCAGAAAGGAGTTCAGCTGGACCGGGAGACCTTCTTTtgttccatctgtctggatctacTGAAGGATCCGGTAACTACTTCCTGTGGACACAACTACTGCATGAACTGTATTAAAAGCCACTGGGATGAAGAGGATCGTAAGAACAGCTACAACTGTCCTCAGTGCAGGCAGACATTCACACCGAGGCCTGTCCTgctgaaaaacaccatgttagcagatttagtggaggagctgaagaagactggactccaagctgctcctgctgatcactgctatgctggagctgaagatgtggcctgtgatTTCTGCACTGGGAGAAAACTAAAAGCCATCAAGTCCTGTCTGGTGTGTCTGATGTCTTACTGTGATCAACACCTCCAGCCTCATTATGATGTTCctccattaaaaaaacacaagctaGTGGAGCCCTCCAAGAAGCTCCAGGAGAACATCTGCTCTCGTcatgatgaggtgatgaagatTTTCTGCCGTACTGATCAGCAGCTTATCTGTTATCTCTGCTTAATGGATGAACATAAAGGCCACAACACAAtctcagctgcagcagaaaggactGAGAGGCAGAAAAAGCTTGAGGGGAGTCGACAAAACATCCAGCAGAGAAttcaggacagagagaaagatgtgaagctgcttcaaCAGCAGGCGGAGGTTATCAATGACTCTGCTGATAAAGCAGTGGAGGACAGCGAGAAGATCTTCACTGAGCTGATCCGTCTCCTGGAGAAAAGAAGCtctgatgtgaagcagcaggtcagatcccAGCAGAGAAGTGAAGTGAGTCGAGTCAAAGAGcttcaggagaagctggagcaggagatcactgagctgaagaggaaagacgctgagctgaagaagctctcacacacagaggatcaCAACCAGTTTCTACACAACTACCCCTCACTGTCACCACTCAGCCAATCTACATCCAGCATTGATATCTGTCCTCTGAGCTACTTTGAGGACATGACAGAGGCCGTGTCAGAAGTCAGAGATAAACTACAGGACGTCCTGAGAGAGGAATGGACAAACGTCTCACTGACAGGGACTGAAGTGGATGTTTCACTACCACAAGGAGAACCCAACACCAGAGCTGACTTCCTAAAATATTCACATGAAATCACATTGGACCCAAACACAGCATACATACATCTGTTATTATCTGAGGGGAACAGAAAAGCAACAAGAATGAGACAACAACAGTCTTATTCTAGTCACCCAGACAGATTCACTGGATGTACTCAGGTCCTGAGTAGAGGGAGTCTGACTGGAtgttgttactgggaggtggagaggagaggagtagGAATTTGTGTAGCAGTCGCATACAAGAATATCAGCAGAGCAGGGAGCTggtatgaatgtgtatttgGATTAAATGACAAATCATGGGCGTTACGTTGCGAAAAAAATAGTTATTCATTTTGGTACAACAATGTCCAAACTCCCGTCTCAGGTCCTGTGTCCTCCAGAGtaggagtgtacctggatcacagtgcaggtattctgtccttctacagagtctctgaaaccatgactctcctccacagagtccagaccTCATTCAGTCAGCCGCTCTATGCTGGACTGCGGCTTTATTATTGTCCTGGAGGCACTGCTGAGTTTTGTAAACTGAAATTCAGTTAG
- the LOC114566044 gene encoding E3 ubiquitin/ISG15 ligase TRIM25-like, whose protein sequence is MAQKGVQLDRETFSCSICLDLLKDPVTTPCGHSYCMNCIKSHWDGEDHKYIHSCPQCRQTFTPRPVLLKNTMLADLVEELKKTGLHAAPANHCYAGAGDVACDFCTGRKLKAIKSCLVCLMSYCDQHLQPHFDIAQLKKHKLVEPSKKLQENICSHHDEVMKIFCRTDQQLICYLCSVEEHKGHDTVSAAAERTERQKKLEGSQQTIQQRIQDREKDVKLLQQQAEAINLSADKAVEDSEKIFTELIRLLEKRSSDVAQQVRSQQKREESRVRELQEKLEQEITELKRKDAELKKLSHTEDHTQFLHNYPSLSPLSQSASSIHIRPLSCFEDVTAAVSEVRDKLQDVLREERTNLLLTGRTVGLVVNRRQSKQDPHVRRDHKDLRYWKGPTENAYVQGPEVFATPLLTLEDFLLSEPEPKTRTDFLQYSREIKLDPNTAYTQLLLSDGNRKATVMRQQQAYSSHTDRFTVWPQVLSRESLTGCCYWEVEKMGNVSVAVAYKNISRAGGSTLCGFGRNNKSWALDSSSCFYYNNVRTPVSGPVSSRVGVYLDHSAGILSFYRVSETMTLLHRVQTTFTQPLHVGLRLNFSPGESAVLCKLK, encoded by the coding sequence ATGGCGCAGAAAGGAGTTCAGCTGGATCGAGAAACCTTCTCTtgttccatctgtctggatctacTGAAGGATCCTGTGACTACTCCCTGTGGACACAGCTACTGCATGAACTGTATTAAAAGCCACTGGGATGGAGAGGATCATAAGTACATCCACAGCTGTCCTCAGTGCAGGCAGACGTTCACACCGAGGCCTGTCCTgctgaaaaacaccatgttagcagatttagtggaggagctgaagaagactgGACTCCATGCTGCTCCTGCTAATCACTGCTATGCTGGAGCTGGAGATGTGGCCTGTGATTTTTGCACTGGCAGAAAACTAAAAGCCATCAAGTCCTGCCTGGTGTGTCTGATGTCTTACTGTGATCAACACCTCCAGCCTCATTTTGATATTGCTCAACTAAAGAAGCACAAGCTGGTGGAGCCCTCCAAGAAGCTCCAGGAGAACATCTGCTCTCATcatgatgaggtgatgaagatTTTCTGCCGTACTGATCAGCAGCTTatctgttatctctgctctgtggaggaacataaaggccacgacacagtctctgctgcagcagaaaggactGAGAGGCAGAAAAAGCTTGAGGGGAGTCAACAGACCATCCAGCAGAGGatccaggacagagagaaagatgtaaAGCTGCTTCAACAGCAGGCAGAGGCCATCAATCTCTCTGCTGATAAAGCAGTGGAGGACAGCGAGAAGATCTTCACTGAGCTGATCCGTCTCCTGGAGAAAAGAAGCTCTGATGTGGCGCAGCAGGTCAGATCCcagcagaaaagagaagagagtcgagtcagagagcttcaggagaagctggagcaggagatcactgagctgaagaggaaagacgctgagctgaagaagctctcacacacagaggatcacacccagtttctacacaactacccctcactgtcaccactcagccaatcagcatccagCATCCATATCCGTCCTCTGAGCTGCTTTGAGGACGTGACAGCAGCCGTGTCAGAAGTCAGAGATAAACTACAGGATGTtctgagagaggagaggacaaaTCTCTTACTGACAGGAAGGACTGTAGGACTGGTGGTTAACAGAAGACAGAGCAAACAGGACCCTCATGTGAGAAGGGACCACAAAGATTTGAGATACTGGAAGGGGCCCACAGAGAATGCGTATGTACAGGGACCAGAAGTTTTTGCTACGCCCCTGCTGACTCTAGAGGATTTTTTACTGTCAGAACCAGAGCCCAAGACCAGAACTGACTTCTTACAATATTCACGAGAAATCAAACTGGATCCAAACACAGCTTACACACAGCTGTTATTATCTGATGGGAACAGAAAAGCAACAGTAATGAGACAACAACAGGCTTATTCTAGTCACACAGACAGATTCACTGTATGGCCTCAGGTCCTGAGTAGAGAGAGTCTGACTGGAtgttgttactgggaggtggagaAGATGGGTAACGTTTCTGTAGCAGTCGCATACAAGAATATCAGCAGAGCAGGGGGGTCGACTTTATGTGGATTTGGACGAAATAACAAATCCTGGGCTTTAGACAGTAGCAGTTGCTTTTATTACAACAATGTCCGAACTCCCGTCTCAGGTCCTGTGTCCTCCAGAGtaggagtgtacctggatcacagtgcaggtattctgtccttctacagagtctctgaaaccatgactctcctccacagagtccagaccacattcactcagccgcTCCATGTTGGACTGCGGCTTAATTTTTCTCCTGGAGAGTCTGCTGTGTTGTGTAAACTGAAATAG